A portion of the Thermosediminibacter oceani DSM 16646 genome contains these proteins:
- the secA gene encoding preprotein translocase subunit SecA produces the protein MLGVLKKIFGDSNDREIKKLTPIVEKVNDWESKIKVLSDSQLREKTNEFKNRLAAGETLDDLLPEAFAVVKEAAKRTLGMRPFDVQVMGGIVLHQGRIAEMKTGEGKTLVATMPAYLNALTGRGVHVVTVNDYLARRDSEWMGSIYKFLGLEVGLIVHGLDYEERKRAYNADITYGTNNEFGFDYLRDNMVLFKEHMVQRELNYAIIDEVDSILIDEARTPLIISGQAEESTDIYYKFARFVPRLKPGEDYVVDEKARSVIPTEKGIKKAEEFLGVSNLYDEENMELLHHFHQALKAHALMKRDRDYVVKDGQVIIVDEFTGRLMYGRRYSEGLHQAIEAKEGVKVERESKTLATITFQNYFRMYKKLAGMTGTAATEEEEFRKIYGMDVVVIPTNKPMIRVDYPDVVYKTEKAKFQAVVREIEDCYRRGQPVLVGTVSIEKSEMLSEMLKKRGIPHQVLNAKYHEKEAEIIAKAGQRGAVTIATNMAGRGTDIVLGEGVAELGGLHVIGTERHESRRIDNQLRGRSGRQGDPGSSRFYVSLEDDLMRLFGSDSIKGLMDRLGLEDDQPIEHPLITRAIENAQKKVEARNFDIRKHVLEFDDVMNTQREVIYSQRRKVLEQENLKDSIKQMIEDVVNRLLDIYAAKEIHPEEWDLKGLAEYYADIFTIKDVLNAINPEETTREEIRRLLVDRALEAYERKEAEIGDETMRELEKVIMLKVVDQKWMDHIDAMDQLREGIGLRAYGQRDPLVEYKIEGYEMFQEMIKSIQEDTLRYLFRVQLKTAPQRREVARNLSYSHGDGEKPQPVRKGAKVGRNDPCPCGSGKKYKKCCGR, from the coding sequence ATGTTAGGGGTCTTGAAAAAAATATTCGGCGATTCCAACGATAGAGAGATAAAAAAGTTAACCCCCATAGTGGAAAAAGTAAACGACTGGGAGTCCAAAATAAAGGTGCTTTCCGATAGCCAGCTTAGAGAGAAGACCAACGAGTTTAAAAATAGGCTGGCCGCCGGCGAGACCCTGGATGACCTTTTGCCCGAGGCTTTCGCTGTTGTCAAGGAGGCGGCAAAGAGGACCCTGGGTATGAGGCCCTTTGACGTCCAGGTGATGGGGGGCATAGTGCTGCACCAGGGGCGAATAGCCGAGATGAAAACCGGCGAAGGGAAGACCCTTGTGGCCACGATGCCGGCCTACCTGAACGCCCTGACCGGGCGGGGAGTGCACGTGGTTACCGTGAACGACTACCTTGCCCGGCGCGATAGCGAGTGGATGGGGTCGATTTATAAATTCCTCGGGCTGGAGGTGGGCTTGATAGTCCACGGGCTTGATTACGAGGAGAGAAAGAGGGCGTACAACGCCGATATAACTTACGGTACAAACAACGAGTTCGGGTTCGACTATCTCAGGGATAACATGGTGCTTTTTAAGGAACACATGGTCCAGAGGGAGCTAAACTACGCCATCATCGACGAAGTCGACAGCATACTCATAGATGAAGCTCGTACACCTCTAATAATATCAGGTCAGGCCGAGGAATCCACGGACATATACTATAAGTTTGCCCGTTTTGTGCCCAGATTAAAACCTGGTGAGGACTATGTCGTTGACGAGAAGGCCCGCAGTGTGATTCCCACCGAAAAGGGCATAAAAAAGGCCGAGGAATTCCTGGGGGTCAGCAACCTTTACGACGAGGAAAACATGGAGCTCCTGCACCATTTCCACCAAGCCCTAAAAGCCCATGCCCTTATGAAAAGGGACAGGGACTACGTGGTGAAGGACGGGCAGGTTATAATAGTCGACGAGTTCACCGGAAGGCTAATGTACGGCCGCAGGTACAGCGAAGGCCTGCACCAGGCCATCGAGGCTAAAGAAGGGGTCAAGGTTGAACGCGAGAGCAAGACTCTTGCTACCATAACCTTCCAGAATTACTTCCGCATGTACAAGAAACTGGCAGGAATGACGGGTACCGCCGCCACCGAAGAAGAGGAATTCAGGAAGATCTACGGTATGGACGTAGTGGTGATACCCACCAATAAACCGATGATAAGGGTGGATTACCCGGATGTAGTATATAAGACCGAAAAGGCCAAATTCCAGGCGGTGGTGCGGGAAATCGAAGATTGTTACCGGAGGGGCCAGCCGGTGCTGGTAGGCACCGTATCGATAGAAAAGTCAGAGATGTTGAGCGAGATGCTGAAGAAGAGAGGTATCCCGCACCAGGTGCTGAACGCCAAGTACCACGAGAAAGAGGCCGAGATAATAGCAAAGGCGGGCCAGAGGGGAGCGGTAACAATTGCCACCAACATGGCCGGACGCGGCACCGATATCGTGCTGGGAGAAGGTGTAGCCGAGCTAGGGGGCCTGCACGTAATCGGCACCGAGAGGCACGAATCTCGGCGTATTGACAATCAGCTCCGGGGCCGTTCGGGCCGCCAGGGTGATCCCGGTTCTTCCAGGTTTTACGTTTCACTGGAAGACGACCTCATGAGGCTTTTCGGCTCCGACAGCATCAAGGGGTTGATGGACCGCCTGGGCCTGGAGGATGACCAACCCATAGAACATCCTCTAATAACGAGAGCCATAGAAAACGCACAGAAAAAGGTTGAAGCAAGGAACTTCGATATAAGGAAGCACGTGCTCGAATTCGACGATGTCATGAATACCCAGCGGGAAGTAATATATTCTCAGCGCCGCAAGGTCCTGGAACAGGAAAACCTGAAAGACAGCATAAAGCAGATGATTGAAGATGTAGTAAACCGGCTGCTGGACATATACGCCGCCAAGGAGATCCACCCGGAAGAGTGGGATCTAAAAGGCCTAGCCGAATACTATGCGGATATATTCACCATAAAGGATGTCCTTAACGCGATAAATCCTGAGGAGACGACCAGGGAAGAAATCAGGCGCTTGCTGGTGGACAGGGCCCTGGAAGCTTATGAGCGGAAAGAAGCCGAAATCGGCGATGAAACCATGCGGGAACTGGAGAAAGTGATAATGCTCAAGGTTGTGGACCAGAAGTGGATGGACCACATCGACGCCATGGATCAGCTCCGCGAAGGCATCGGCCTCAGGGCGTACGGACAGAGGGACCCGCTAGTGGAGTACAAGATCGAAGGCTACGAGATGTTCCAGGAGATGATTAAGAGCATCCAGGAGGATACGCTTAGGTATCTGTTCAGGGTGCAGCTGAAAACCGCGCCTCAGAGGCGGGAAGTGGCTCGCAACCTTTCATACTCCCACGGGGATGGTGAAAAGCCCCAGCCCGTGAGAAAGGGCGCAAAAGTAGGTAGGAACGATCCGTGCCCCTGCGGCAGCGGAAAGAAGTACAAGAAGTGCTGCGGGAGGTAG
- a CDS encoding DUF5317 domain-containing protein, translated as MLLIDFMIISFIIGFLRKGNLKGLSEIPLRRLEIIFASFIIRYMPLFLKGSLKEFASNHIIAISIISYTLLLCGLFSNWHIKPLRPVAIGVFLNFLVIVANGGKMPVSLWAVDAAGLQDYKADLFNPDYLYHTALTPSTRLAILGDIIPLPRPYPNPRVFSIGDLLMAAGVFILIQEAMLKKMSSSGKIKGR; from the coding sequence ATGCTTTTGATTGATTTTATGATAATTTCATTTATAATAGGGTTTTTAAGAAAGGGAAATTTAAAGGGACTTTCCGAAATCCCATTAAGAAGGCTGGAGATCATATTTGCCTCGTTTATTATCCGATACATGCCGTTGTTTTTAAAAGGTTCGCTCAAAGAATTTGCCTCAAATCACATAATAGCAATTTCAATAATTTCCTATACGCTGCTGTTATGCGGCCTATTTTCAAACTGGCATATAAAGCCGCTGAGGCCCGTTGCGATTGGAGTATTTCTGAACTTTTTGGTCATAGTTGCCAACGGCGGCAAAATGCCAGTATCTCTCTGGGCTGTCGACGCGGCAGGGCTTCAGGACTACAAGGCCGATCTATTCAACCCGGATTACCTATACCATACTGCCCTTACTCCCTCAACCAGATTGGCGATTCTCGGGGATATCATACCTCTGCCCAGGCCGTATCCGAACCCCCGGGTATTCAGTATTGGTGACCTGTTGATGGCGGCGGGAGTATTCATTCTGATTCAGGAGGCTATGTTGAAAAAGATGTCGTCAAGTGGTAAAATTAAAGGAAGATGA
- a CDS encoding HD-GYP domain-containing protein produces the protein MIKNSKQNLFFILLMAIAGFFLLHSLNSLLHIDTKTFVIFVGLAFLAEILPVKLVNDAEVTVGFAVFIGSILVLGYKASIWVAFFSELLCEIRHRVPNYAFLKKITNIGIYIIMVAGSGYIYEKLGGVPGNINLQENLSSFIALIITYFLLNVGLVTTALTIIYKKSIKYIFSTTFKWALPNYAALAPLGILLAIIYINNGALGLLLFLIPLLVARHSFKLYMDMKKVYLETIQALATAIEAKDPYTRGHSERVAKLAVAIAEELRMDNDFISHLQYAALLHDIGKIGIPEEILNKPCKLSEDEFSKIKTHPALGASIVKNVDFLAQASSFIMYHHERMDGSGYPMGLKGKEIPLGAQIIAVADVFDALTTDRPYRKAWNPKDALAELERNSGVQFRPAVIKALKKVLEREKIRENAFD, from the coding sequence ATGATTAAAAACAGTAAACAAAATTTATTTTTTATATTATTGATGGCTATTGCGGGATTTTTTTTGTTACATTCTTTAAATTCATTATTACATATTGATACAAAGACTTTTGTTATTTTTGTCGGCCTTGCTTTCTTAGCAGAAATATTACCGGTTAAACTGGTAAATGATGCTGAAGTTACGGTAGGTTTCGCAGTTTTCATCGGTTCTATATTAGTATTAGGGTATAAGGCGAGCATTTGGGTTGCTTTTTTTTCAGAGCTTCTTTGTGAAATAAGGCATAGAGTACCTAATTATGCCTTTCTAAAAAAAATAACTAATATTGGGATATACATAATAATGGTGGCTGGTTCTGGCTATATCTATGAAAAACTAGGCGGTGTTCCCGGTAATATTAATCTTCAGGAAAATTTAAGCAGTTTTATTGCTTTAATTATTACGTACTTTTTATTAAATGTTGGCTTAGTCACCACAGCATTGACAATAATATACAAAAAATCGATTAAATATATTTTTTCGACTACTTTTAAATGGGCTTTGCCAAACTACGCAGCTCTTGCGCCCTTAGGCATTTTACTAGCCATTATATACATTAACAATGGAGCATTAGGATTACTTTTATTTCTTATCCCCCTCCTAGTTGCACGCCATTCTTTCAAACTCTACATGGACATGAAAAAAGTATATTTGGAAACAATTCAGGCTTTGGCCACAGCTATAGAAGCCAAGGACCCTTATACCAGAGGCCATTCCGAAAGAGTAGCAAAACTTGCGGTGGCCATAGCGGAAGAATTAAGAATGGACAACGATTTCATCAGCCATTTACAGTATGCGGCATTACTCCATGACATCGGTAAAATAGGGATTCCAGAGGAAATTTTGAATAAACCGTGTAAACTCTCCGAAGACGAGTTCTCCAAAATAAAAACCCATCCCGCATTGGGGGCTAGTATCGTAAAAAACGTTGACTTTTTGGCTCAAGCTTCTTCTTTTATTATGTACCATCACGAGAGGATGGATGGAAGCGGTTATCCGATGGGGCTGAAGGGTAAGGAAATTCCGCTGGGGGCGCAAATAATAGCCGTAGCCGATGTGTTCGACGCCCTGACGACGGACAGGCCTTACCGTAAAGCGTGGAATCCTAAGGATGCACTGGCTGAACTGGAAAGAAACTCCGGAGTACAGTTCCGGCCTGCTGTTATAAAGGCGTTAAAAAAAGTCTTGGAAAGGGAGAAAATCCGGGAAAATGCTTTTGATTGA
- a CDS encoding FeoA family protein, which yields MEKHVITLDKLPIGKTGRVAALLSKGLFRRRLLDLGFVPGTPITAYFTSFTGDPTAYRIRGTVIALRKEDASKILVIPE from the coding sequence ATGGAGAAACATGTAATCACTCTTGATAAACTCCCGATCGGTAAAACAGGCAGGGTGGCGGCGCTTCTCAGCAAGGGGCTTTTCCGCCGCAGGCTCCTTGACCTGGGATTTGTCCCCGGAACGCCCATAACTGCTTATTTTACCAGCTTCACCGGTGACCCGACAGCCTACCGGATTCGGGGTACCGTCATTGCTCTGCGAAAAGAAGACGCGTCAAAAATACTGGTGATTCCCGAATGA
- a CDS encoding FeoB small GTPase domain-containing protein, translating into MDFLLEDSFPRPLVALAGNPNTGKSTIFNALTGMKQHTGNWPGKTVSLARGTFYHKNVRFNIVDLPGTYSLLANSLEEQVARNFILFNRPDVMLVVTDATCLERNLNLVLQIMEITDRIIVCVNLIDEATKKGIYVDSDVLSEELGVPVVATAARRGIGLYELKEMILKVYSGEIKPSPRKVNYGEELEKAIGELVPRLEKTFSDGINPRWLALNIISGDYSIEDIKKLIKVRDKNRGGNAYGYSYFSTVPRNRELR; encoded by the coding sequence ATGGATTTTTTGTTGGAAGATAGTTTCCCTAGGCCTCTTGTAGCACTAGCCGGAAACCCCAACACCGGCAAGAGCACTATTTTCAACGCACTGACCGGGATGAAGCAACATACAGGGAACTGGCCGGGCAAAACCGTGAGTCTTGCTCGGGGAACGTTTTACCATAAGAATGTGAGATTTAACATCGTCGACCTGCCGGGTACCTATTCTCTTCTCGCAAATTCGCTTGAAGAACAGGTAGCCCGCAATTTTATTCTGTTCAACAGGCCCGACGTCATGCTGGTAGTAACCGACGCCACCTGCCTCGAGAGAAACCTGAACCTGGTGCTGCAGATAATGGAAATTACCGACAGGATTATAGTCTGCGTGAATTTGATAGATGAGGCTACTAAGAAAGGAATATATGTGGACAGCGACGTTCTCTCGGAGGAACTGGGAGTCCCCGTGGTTGCCACAGCTGCGCGCAGAGGTATAGGGTTATATGAGCTAAAAGAAATGATTTTGAAGGTGTATTCCGGAGAAATCAAACCATCGCCGCGGAAAGTAAATTACGGCGAAGAACTGGAGAAAGCCATCGGGGAACTAGTACCCCGCCTGGAAAAAACCTTTTCCGACGGTATAAATCCCCGCTGGTTAGCCCTGAATATTATCTCGGGCGACTATTCGATCGAAGACATCAAAAAACTCATCAAAGTCCGGGATAAAAACCGGGGGGGAAACGCGTATGGATACTCGTATTTTTCAACGGTCCCAAGAAACCGGGAACTCAGATGA
- a CDS encoding nucleoside recognition domain-containing protein has product MDTRIFQRSQETGNSDDISHVTTDVKDLIVEKIYEKAESISRKAVRYEGFRESLDKKIDLLLTSKVTGILFMLLLLGVIFWLTLVGANYPSRILAKILFGIQGFLESFLVSIGAPEWVNGFLITGMYKTMAWVVSVMLPPMAIFFPLFTFLEDLGYLPRVAFNLDYFFKRSGTHGKQALTMSMGFGCNAAGVVSCRIIDSPRERIIAILTNNFVPCNGRFPTLMLLASLFIGGLAPDLGWLLAPIAVSGLVVFGVFTTLVVSKLLASTLLKGLPSSFILELPPYRPPHIGGIIIRSIYERTLFVLGRAVAVAAPAGGIIWLLANIKLGNQSLLAQAAAFLDPLGRLVGLDGYILMAFIAGLPANEIVLPILLMGYLAQGSMISPDNFAGLKDLLISNGWTILTAINTMLFSLLHFPCATTLWTIRCETGKARWAIFAAVLTTTVALLVCFIIASLYRLVVWAIL; this is encoded by the coding sequence ATGGATACTCGTATTTTTCAACGGTCCCAAGAAACCGGGAACTCAGATGACATTTCACATGTAACGACAGACGTGAAAGACCTGATCGTGGAAAAAATTTATGAGAAGGCTGAAAGCATCAGCCGGAAGGCTGTAAGATACGAAGGTTTTAGGGAAAGCTTAGATAAAAAGATAGACTTGCTGCTCACTTCAAAAGTTACAGGTATTCTTTTTATGCTCCTTCTTTTGGGCGTTATATTCTGGCTAACCTTGGTGGGAGCCAATTACCCTTCAAGGATCCTCGCGAAAATTCTTTTTGGAATCCAGGGTTTTCTTGAAAGCTTTCTTGTTTCGATCGGAGCCCCTGAGTGGGTCAACGGGTTTTTAATCACCGGAATGTACAAGACCATGGCGTGGGTGGTATCGGTAATGCTGCCTCCGATGGCGATATTCTTTCCACTATTCACCTTCCTGGAAGACCTGGGCTATCTGCCCCGGGTGGCTTTCAATCTGGACTATTTTTTTAAAAGATCTGGTACCCATGGAAAACAGGCCCTTACCATGAGCATGGGCTTCGGGTGTAATGCCGCCGGCGTTGTATCCTGCCGGATAATAGACTCACCGCGGGAACGCATCATAGCCATCCTTACCAACAATTTTGTGCCCTGTAACGGCCGCTTCCCGACTTTGATGCTGCTCGCGTCGCTTTTTATAGGAGGGCTTGCACCCGATCTGGGGTGGCTGCTGGCTCCCATTGCCGTATCCGGATTAGTCGTTTTCGGCGTATTTACAACGCTGGTAGTGTCAAAACTGCTTGCCTCCACCCTGCTCAAGGGGCTACCCTCATCCTTTATACTGGAACTTCCGCCATACCGCCCTCCCCATATCGGCGGTATAATAATACGCTCCATATACGAGCGCACCCTTTTCGTTCTGGGGCGGGCTGTGGCCGTGGCAGCTCCCGCCGGCGGCATTATATGGCTTCTGGCCAATATAAAATTAGGAAATCAGAGCCTGCTGGCCCAGGCAGCAGCCTTTTTAGACCCGCTCGGTCGGCTGGTGGGCCTGGACGGATACATTCTCATGGCTTTTATCGCAGGCCTGCCCGCCAACGAGATAGTTTTACCCATACTGCTCATGGGGTATCTCGCCCAGGGATCCATGATTTCCCCCGACAACTTCGCAGGCCTCAAGGACCTGCTTATAAGCAACGGCTGGACCATCCTTACCGCCATCAACACTATGCTCTTTTCCCTGCTCCATTTTCCCTGCGCCACCACGCTGTGGACCATAAGATGCGAAACAGGAAAAGCCAGATGGGCGATTTTCGCAGCGGTGCTTACGACCACCGTCGCACTGCTGGTGTGTTTTATAATCGCATCGTTATACAGGCTGGTAGTGTGGGCTATATTATAA
- a CDS encoding IS1182 family transposase, with product MLTKKNREIIEQVELVSIDSLVPQDHLLRAVEESIDFNFIYDEVKDLYSENTGRPSIDPVVLIKLLMLQVLYGIRSMRQTIREVEVNVAYRWFLGYGLQEKIPHFSTFGKNYERRFKESDLFEKIFERVLMEAIECGFVKTDAVFIDATHIKASANKNKYIEKVAKQRTQKYKEELLKEINAEREANGKKPFEEEDDDDDNNKGENSSKKVRVSTTDPESGMFQKGEKERCFAYTASVACDRNNFVLGVKIAPGNVHDSQVFSDLFQEVNDKFSKIEAVVVDAGYKTPGICREIIEAGALPVMPYKRPMTKDGYFKKREYVYDEYYDCYICPNNQILEYSTTNRAGYREYRSNPQICCKCPMRLQCTKSKNYTKIITRHIWEHYIEIAEDIRHTQWGKELYKMRGQTIERVFADAKEKHGMRYTNLRGLRKVGHYLTLLFACMNLKKLALWKKRRGTFPPTVPALHSFFLKIFFAFNKKPLLGYAS from the coding sequence ATGTTAACGAAGAAAAATCGAGAAATAATAGAGCAGGTAGAATTAGTAAGCATCGATAGCTTAGTACCTCAAGACCATCTCCTTAGGGCAGTAGAAGAAAGCATCGATTTTAATTTCATTTATGATGAAGTAAAAGACCTATATAGCGAAAATACAGGAAGACCTAGTATTGACCCGGTAGTGTTAATTAAGCTACTCATGCTCCAAGTATTGTATGGAATCCGCTCCATGCGCCAAACCATCAGAGAAGTAGAAGTCAATGTAGCTTACCGTTGGTTTTTAGGCTATGGATTACAAGAAAAAATACCTCACTTTTCAACTTTTGGAAAAAACTATGAACGGCGGTTTAAGGAAAGTGATCTATTTGAAAAGATATTCGAGCGGGTGTTGATGGAAGCAATAGAATGCGGGTTTGTTAAAACAGATGCAGTATTTATCGATGCTACTCACATAAAAGCCAGTGCCAATAAGAATAAATATATCGAGAAAGTCGCTAAGCAACGGACTCAAAAATATAAGGAAGAACTTTTAAAAGAAATCAACGCCGAACGGGAAGCAAACGGTAAAAAGCCCTTTGAAGAAGAAGATGATGATGACGATAACAACAAAGGAGAAAATAGCTCTAAAAAAGTCAGGGTAAGCACCACAGATCCTGAAAGTGGGATGTTTCAAAAAGGGGAAAAAGAGCGCTGCTTTGCCTACACAGCTTCTGTAGCCTGTGACCGGAACAACTTTGTCCTTGGTGTCAAAATAGCACCTGGAAATGTTCATGACAGCCAGGTATTCTCCGATTTATTTCAAGAAGTAAACGATAAATTTTCTAAAATAGAGGCGGTAGTGGTTGATGCAGGCTACAAAACCCCCGGGATATGCAGAGAAATCATTGAGGCAGGAGCGCTTCCCGTTATGCCCTACAAGAGGCCGATGACCAAAGATGGCTACTTTAAAAAACGCGAATACGTCTATGACGAATATTATGATTGTTACATATGCCCCAACAACCAAATATTAGAATACAGCACCACCAACCGGGCGGGATACCGGGAATATAGGAGCAACCCCCAAATATGCTGTAAATGTCCCATGCGCCTACAGTGCACCAAAAGTAAAAATTACACAAAAATCATAACTCGGCATATATGGGAGCATTACATAGAAATAGCGGAAGATATAAGACACACCCAATGGGGTAAAGAACTATACAAAATGCGCGGCCAGACCATCGAGCGGGTATTTGCCGATGCGAAGGAAAAGCATGGCATGCGCTATACAAATCTACGAGGCTTGAGGAAAGTTGGACATTACCTCACGCTTCTTTTCGCATGCATGAATTTAAAAAAGCTGGCTTTATGGAAGAAAAGACGGGGAACGTTTCCGCCAACAGTCCCCGCTTTACATTCGTTTTTCTTAAAAATTTTCTTCGCCTTCAACAAAAAGCCGCTTTTAGGTTATGCATCCTAA
- a CDS encoding double-cubane-cluster-containing anaerobic reductase, producing MTDYKKLWESMDIDLEKHDQLCNLLPGFFADVYLSQENRPEGMNYFNLVVSSIHGLRPEELKRHKDDGGKVVGTFCVYVPDELIVAAGAIGIGLCGGSQFWVPDGEKVLPKNTCPLIKSFMGAKITRTCPYFQSCDLLVGETTCDGKKKAWEILENYADIHVMHLPQMKRDVDIKAWVQEIEILKEKLEKLTGNEITPDKLKDAIRLINEKRRALKRLYELRKARPVPISGKDALLVSQIAFYDDPERFTSKVNDLCDELEERVKSGEGVFPAHAKRILITGTPMAIPNWKLHHIVESSGAVVVCEETCTGTRYFENFVEEASNTLEGQFRALAERYMKTNCACFTPNRGRIDDIIRLAREYEADGVIYYNLQFCQPYAVEYELVRRALQKEGIPVILIETDYSENDSEQVKTRVQAFLEMLG from the coding sequence ATGACCGATTACAAAAAGTTATGGGAATCGATGGACATTGACCTTGAAAAGCACGATCAGCTATGCAACCTGCTGCCAGGCTTTTTCGCTGACGTGTATCTTTCTCAGGAAAACCGGCCGGAAGGAATGAACTACTTTAATCTGGTGGTATCTTCGATTCACGGCCTCAGGCCCGAAGAACTAAAGCGGCATAAGGATGACGGGGGCAAGGTGGTGGGCACCTTCTGCGTTTACGTGCCCGACGAGCTTATAGTTGCCGCAGGAGCCATAGGCATAGGGTTGTGCGGCGGGTCCCAGTTCTGGGTGCCTGATGGGGAAAAGGTACTGCCCAAAAACACATGTCCGCTGATCAAATCTTTTATGGGGGCAAAAATAACCAGGACGTGTCCTTACTTTCAGTCCTGCGACCTGCTTGTAGGTGAGACGACCTGCGACGGTAAGAAAAAGGCCTGGGAAATACTTGAAAATTATGCCGATATCCACGTGATGCACCTTCCTCAAATGAAGCGGGACGTTGATATAAAAGCCTGGGTTCAAGAAATTGAGATACTAAAGGAAAAGCTGGAAAAACTTACGGGGAATGAAATAACCCCGGATAAATTGAAAGATGCGATAAGGCTTATAAACGAAAAGAGAAGGGCTCTAAAGCGCCTTTATGAACTGAGGAAGGCAAGGCCGGTACCCATCAGCGGAAAGGATGCCCTTTTGGTTAGCCAGATAGCTTTTTACGATGATCCGGAGCGTTTTACCTCTAAAGTAAACGACCTTTGCGACGAACTGGAGGAAAGGGTAAAGTCGGGGGAAGGCGTTTTCCCGGCCCACGCAAAGCGTATCCTCATAACCGGTACTCCCATGGCTATACCGAACTGGAAACTGCACCACATAGTGGAATCGAGCGGTGCCGTTGTGGTCTGCGAGGAAACCTGCACCGGCACCAGATACTTTGAAAACTTCGTGGAAGAGGCTTCAAACACGCTGGAAGGGCAGTTTAGAGCTCTTGCTGAAAGGTACATGAAGACTAACTGCGCATGCTTTACCCCCAACCGCGGCAGAATCGATGATATAATACGCCTGGCCAGGGAATACGAGGCTGATGGCGTCATTTACTATAATCTGCAGTTCTGCCAGCCCTACGCTGTGGAGTATGAACTTGTCAGGCGGGCTTTGCAGAAGGAAGGGATACCCGTTATTCTCATTGAAACTGATTACAGCGAAAATGATTCGGAGCAGGTAAAAACCCGGGTTCAGGCTTTTCTTGAAATGCTCGGCTGA